A section of the Salvelinus alpinus chromosome 36, SLU_Salpinus.1, whole genome shotgun sequence genome encodes:
- the LOC139565449 gene encoding bromodomain-containing protein 4-like isoform X3 encodes MGDGLDATTVQMSSSGSSSSSQGGQPQPSSYVPTVPEFNPPPPEYINPSQPKRQTNQLQYLLKVVLKTLWKHHFSWPFQAPVDAVKLNLPDYYKIIKVPMDMGTIKKRLENSYYWNAQECIQDFNTMFTNCYIYNKPGDDIVLMAEQLEKMFLQKITEMPQDETEIAVMTGKGRGRGRREGGLNLKPGPTMDSPSTTPQTLGFSSHSPGPQTRGPPVQQQTQDQGPPSLPPQPLMPALPSRVPPTLPVHTHAHAPQLGAPYSLGPSDLPLQAPPKLPIMTSVPPPPTQTTLPPTSIQSTAPILQNPVPMAKQRKSQKRKADTTTPTANDQLSESSPAESKSGKTLPRRESARPTKLIKKEAPDSQHHLGLGIGLGLGGPGGPGVGAHSPKQQEQLRNCSSLVRDMLHKKHAAYAWPFYKPVNVDMLGLHDYHDIIKHPMDLATVKLKLDNRQYRDAQEFAADVRLMFSNCYKYNPPDHEVVAMARRLQDVFEMRFAKMPDEPEEMLASAPAPAMLQSSAPIIKAQPPPILNPASSILGPASSVKHSASSSDSSSDSSSESESSTNDLEEERAQRLAELQEQLKAVHEQLAALSQPQASKPKRKEKEKKKDKHKRKGAVEEIPEPAIQFPKKTKNNSSSNNNKELLPKKTKKPSKKEGAAVKNNHSAALGPLAVLQPPALQPVSGLGEGLEDDPAAAAAPGEKGKPMSYEEKRQLSLDINKLPGDKLGRVVHIIQSREPSLKNSNPDEIEIDFETLKPSTLRELERYVSSCLRKNKKKVPVAEKTMEAMTAAKIKASSSSDSDSSDSSSSDSDEEKGIPPKQKQKKGHGTNEGKKPHLHHTMSGAGPLPQGHPHPQGHPYPHGHPHPQGPVLQPSIHLKQQQHHNPSPATYMAPPPVTVTALESSQLLENTFDLLPHFGQQPLMHLSQHHHSSSPAVPPHLNVHSAVGPVSPETHPFLNQHPIHPNPNPALHNALPQQPSRPSHRAAALPPKPPQQQQPATQPTLLLQQLQPQAPPPQHHLQPHILHPAPPQSLQQRPLSPPTLTPQGLMSSLPPQMLLEDDEEVIPPLPLSQVHLYLQQLQQGQSQGRPGQQPHNPQQIMQSLQVRQQQQNQAPLLQSVQVQPSQPSLQPPQLSVQLPQPQSKPTLPSRQPQQILPPHQVARHLQQHAQMGYPSQGPVAQQTGQSDRHAAAGQHKGSMQSSAKAQHIIQQHLSPRQIKADSYNSGHLRENPSPIMMHSPHLPQYPPITHQSPPHNLQPKKEQRAPPALVGLKEEKLPPSPVMRGGEPFSPAMRQDPHKHPDCHSKPSLPGHAQQNVKSMDSSRPVIRSSEPSAPPSSSLPDKDKFKQEPKTPVAPKKDVKLKNMGSWASLAQKPTSAPLSAVKSSSDSFEQFRRAAREKEEREKALKAQAEQAERDKLRREQEKLRGRDRDDEDIVEPQQQSRRVHEEPRSRRLEQQQHIQAPQPQQQPQAPAPQAQPAALPQPPQAPTPPQPSAQDQQRELARRREQERRRREAMAATIDMNFQSDLMAIFEENLF; translated from the exons ATGGGGGACGGCCTGGACGCAACCACAGTGCAGATGTCTTCGTcaggcagcagtagtagcagccaGGGGGGGCAGCCCCAGCCATCCAGCTACGTACCAACCGTGCCAGAGTTTAACCCGCCGCCCCCAGAGTACATCAACCCGTCGCAGCCCAAGCGGCAGACCAACCAGCTGCAGTACCTGCTGAAGGTGGTGCTGAAGACCCTGTGGAAGCACCACTTCTCCTGGCCCTTCCAGGCACCCGTCGACGCCGTCAAACTCAACCTGCCG GACTACTACAAGATTATTAAAGTTCCTATGGATATGGGAACAATCAAGAAGCGACTTGAGAACAGCTACTACTGGAACGCCCAAGAATGTATTCAAGATTTCAACACCATGTTCACAAACTGCTACATTTACAACAAG CCTGGAGATGACATAGTGTTAATGGCTGAGCAACTGGAGAAGATGTTTCTCCAGAAGATTACTGAGATGCCCCAGGACGAGACGGAGATTGCTGTCATGACCGGCAAGGGACGAGGCCGGGGCCGACGGGAAGGAG GTCTGAACTTGAAGCCAGGCCCGACTATGGATTCTCCGTCCACCACCCCCCAGACACTGGGCTTCTCCAGCCACTCCCCAGGGCCCCAGACCAGAGGACCACCAGTGCAGCAACAGACCCAGGACCAGGGACCCCCATCTCTACCTCCTCAGCCCCTCATGCCAGCCCTGCCCTCCCGCGTGCCCCCAACGCTACCTGTCCACACCCATGCCCATGCGCCACAGCTGGGGGCCCCCTACTCACTGGGCCCGTCGGACCTACCTCTCCAGGCCCCCCCTAAGCTCCCTATTATGACCTCCGTGCCTCCTCCCCCCACCCAGACCACCCTGCCCCCCACCTCCATCCAGAGCACTGCCCCCATACTGCAGAACCCTGTGCCCATGGCCAAA CAGAGAAAGAGCCAGAAGAGGAAAGCAGACACGACCACCCCCACGGCCAACGACCAGCTGAGTGAGTCTTCTCCAGCCGAGTCCAAGTCGGGGAAGACGCTGCCGCGGCGTGAAAGCGCCAGGCCCACCAAGCTAATCAAGAAGGAGGCTCCAGACTCCCAGCACCACCTGGGCCTCGGGATAGGTCTCGGTCTAGGGGGACCCGGAGGACCAGGGGTAGGGGCTCATAGCCCCAAGCAGCAAGAGCAGCTACGGAACTGCTCCAGCTTGGTCCGAGACATGTTACATAAGAAGCACGCGGCCTACGCCTGGCCCTTCTACAAGCCAGTAAACGTGGACATGCTGGGGCTGCACGACTACCACGACATCATCAAACACCCCATGGACCTCGCCACCGTCAAG TTGAAGCTGGACAACAGGCAGTACAGAGACGCCCAGGAGTTTGCTGCCGACGTGCGGTTAATGTTCTCCAACTGCTACAAGTACAACCCACCCGACCACGAGGTGGTGGCTATGGCACGCAGACTACAG gaCGTGTTTGAGATGCGCTTCGCCAAGATGCCAGATGAGCCCGAGGAGATGTTGGCTTCGGCTCCTGCCCCTGCGATGCTCCAGTCCTCCGCTCCCATCATCAAGGCCCAGCCTCCGCCCATCCTAAACCCTGCCTCTTCCATCCTAGGTCCTGCCTCCTCGGTCAAACACTCCGCTTCCTCCTCGGACAGCTCCAGTGATTCGTCTTCTGAGTCGGAATCCTCCACGAACGACTTGGAGGAGgagagagcccagagactggCCGAGCTACAGGAACAG ctCAAAGCTGTCCACGAACAGCTGGCGGCCCTCTCGCAGCCACAGGCCAGCAAACCAAAgagaaaagagaaggagaagaagaaagacAAGCACAAAAGGAAAGGAGCGGTAGAGGAGATCCCGGAGCCGGCCATTCAGTTCCCCAAGAAGACCaagaacaacagcagcagcaacaacaacaaggagCTCCTGCCCAAGAAGACCAAGAAACCCAG TAAGAAGGAGGGAGCTGCGGTGAAGAACAACCACTCTGCAGCCCTGGGCCCTCTGGCAGTGCTGCAGCCCCCAGCTCTGCAGCCCGTGTCGGGCTTGGGGGAGGGCCTGGAGGACGACCCGGCTGCAGCCGCAGCCCCCGGGGAGAAGGGTAAGCCCATGTCGTATGAGGAGAAGAGGCAGCTGAGTCTGGACATCAACAAGCTGCCCGGTGACAAGCTGGGTCGTGTGGTCCACATCATCCAGTCCAGAGAGCCCTCGCTGAAGAACTCCAACCCCGACGAGATCGAGATAGACTTTGAGACGCTCAAGCCGTCCACgctgagagagctggagagataCGTGTCGTCGTGCCTCCGCAAGAACAAGAAGAAGGTTCCTG TGGCAGAGAAGACCATGGAGGCCATGACGGCCGCCAAGATCAAGGCCAGCTCCTCCTCTGACTCCGACAGCAGCGACTCCAGCTCCTCAGACAGTGATGAGGAGAAGG GAATCCCTCCTAAACAGAAACAGAAGAAAGGCCACGGGACCAACGAAGGGAAGAAGCCCCATCTCCACCATACCATGTCTGGAGCTGGTCCCCTCCCCCAGGGCCACCCTCACCCCCAGGGCCACCCTTACCCCCATGGCCACCCTCACCCCCAGGGTCCTGTCCTGCAGCCCAGCATCCACCTGAAGCAACAACAGCACCATAACCCCTCCCCCGCCACCTACATGGCCCCTCCCCCG GTAACGGTCACGGCGTTGGAGTCCTCCCAGCTGCTGGAGAACACGTTTGATTTGCTGCCCCACTTCGGCCAGCAGCCCCTCATGCACCTGTCCCAGCACCACCACTCCTCGTCGCCTGCCGTGCCCCCCCACCTCAATGTTCACTCGGCAGTGGGGCCTGTGTCCCCGGAGACGCACCCCTTTCTCAACCAGCACCCCAtccaccccaaccctaacccag CTTTGCACAACGCCTTGCCCCAGCAGCCGTCTCGACCCAGCCACAGGGCAGCAGCTCTACCTCCCAAACCCCCCCAGCAGCAGCAACCAGCGACCCAGCCAACCCTACTACTACAACAGCTCCAGCCACAAGCCCCTCCACCGCAGCACCACCTCCAGCCCCACATCCTCCACCCCGCCCCACCTCAGTCCCTGCAGCAGCGGCCCCTTTCCCCCCCCACCCTCACCCCTCAGGGCCTGATGTCCTCCCTGCCCCCCCAGATGCTCCTGGAGGACGATGAGGAGGTGATTCCGCCCTTACCCCTCAGCCAGGTGCATCTCTACCTGCAACAGCTCCAGCAGGGACAGAGCCAGGGAAGACCTGGCCAACAACCACACAATCCCCAGCAGATCATGCAGTCTCTCCAGGTTCGCCAACAACAACAGAACCAGGCTCCCCTCCTGCAGTCTGTACAG GTCCAGCCCTCCCAACCCTCTCTTCAGCCACCCCAGCTTTCAGTCCAGCTTCCCCAGCCCCAGTCCAAACCCACACTCCCCTCGCGCCAGCCCCAGCAGATCCTACCCCCGCACCAGGTGGCCCGCCACCTGCAGCAGCATGCACAGATGGGTTACCCCTCCCAGGGGCCGGTGGCGCAGCAGACGGGTCAGTCAGACAGGCATGCCGCTGCAGGGCAACACAAGGGGTCCATGCAGTCCTCCGCCAAAGCACAGCACATCATCCAGCAACACCTCTCCCCTCGACAGATCAAGGCTGATTCATACAACAGCG GGCACCTAAGGGAGAACCCCTCCCCCATCATGATGCATTCCCCCCACCTCCCCCAGTATCCCCCCATAACGCACCAGTCTCCGCCACACAACCTGCAGCCCAAGAAA GAGCAGCGTGCGCCCCCGGCCCTGGTAGGCTTGAAAGAAGAGAAGTTGCCTCCCTCTCCagtgatgagaggaggagagccctTCAGCCCAGCCATGAGACAAGACCCTCACAAACACCCAGATTGCCACAGCAAGCCCTCTCTACCAGGTCACGCACAGCAGA ATGTAAAGTCGATGGACAGCTCTCGGCCGGTCATCCGTTCCTCAGAGCCCAgcgctcctccctcctcctccctgccaGACAAGGACAAGTTCAAACAGGAGCCCAAAACGCCCGTCGCGCCCAAAAAG GATGTGAAACTGAAGAACATGGGTTCGTGGGCCAGCCTGGCCCAGAAGCCCACATCAGCGCCCTTGTCTGCAGTGAAGTCGTCTAGCGACAGCTTCGAGCAGTTCCGCCGGGCCGCccgggagaaagaggagagagaaaaggctcTTAAGGCCCAGGCAGAGCAGGCTGAGAGGGACAAACTGCGCCGGGAGCAGGAGAAACTACG tggtCGTGACAGGGATGATGAGGATATCGTGGAGCCTCAGCAGCAGTCGAGGAGGGTTCATGAGGAGCCTCGAAGCAGACGTCTGGAGCAGCAGCAACACATCCAGGCCCCCCAACCCCAGCAGCAACCCCAGGCACCAGCCCCCCAGGCCCAGCCCGCTGCCCTCCCCCAGCCCCCACAGGCCCCCACACCGCCCCAGCCCTCAGCTCAGGACCAGCAGAGGGAGCTAGCGCGACGCCGcgagcaggagaggaggaggagagaagcg ATGGCGGCGACCATTGACATGAATTTCCAAAGCGACCTGATGGCTATCTTTGAGGAGAACTTGTTCTGA